DNA sequence from the Candidatus Polarisedimenticolaceae bacterium genome:
GAGGACGAAGATGTCGTCGGCCTCGATCGGGCGCCCGGTGATCCCGTTGTCGGCGAGCAGGAGCCCGACCGGACGCCCCTCGACGATCAGCGGCACCGCGGCGAACTCGCTCACGCCCAGCAGCTGCGCGTGCTCCCCGTCGCGCACGTGCAGCGTGCGCCCGCCCTTCAGCGCCCGGACCAGGAACGCGTCCCCGTCGGCGAGCGGCACGCGCAGTCGGTCGACGATCCCCCGGACGGCTCCCCCCGAGGACCCCTCGAGGAGCGGGCCGTAGTCGGTGAGCAGCTCGCGCAGGCTCCGGGGCCTCGCGTCGAGCTCTCCCCAGACCCGCGTCGCCTCCTCGTGGTCCGCGGGCCCGATCCCGTCGGCGCCCCGGAGCTCGCCGCGCGCGGCGTCCACGAGCACGAGGAAGGCCCGGTTGAAGCGCAGCCCCTGCCCCGCGGTCGCCCCGACGAGGATGGTGCGGAGGATCACCGCGAGGTCGGGTGCCGTGTGGAGCGACTCCGCGATCTCCCGGATCACGCGGAGCTCCCCCACCCGCCGCGCGAGCGCGGCGTCGGCCGACTCGTGCGTCCCGGCGGTGGGGGGCGGGTTCATCTCGCGTCCTCGCGGGCCTTCGCGTAGACGGCGGCGTAACGGGAGGCGACCTCGCTCCACGGACGCGCGCGATCCATGCCGCGGCGCACCAGCTCCGACCAGAACACGCCGTCGGCGCGCGCGCGCTCGGCGCGGCGCACCGCGCGCAGCAGCTCGACCTGCTGGTATCCCTCGAACCGGAATCCGTTCCCGGCGGTGGGGTGCTCGCCGACGTCCTGGACCACGTCCGCGAGCCCTCCGGTCGCGTGCACGACCGGGACCGCGCCGTACCGCTGCGCGAGCATCGCGCGCATGCCGCTCGGATCGTGACGCGCGGGAATGAGGAGCAGGTCGGCCGAGGCGAGCGCGCGGCGCATGAGGCGCTCGTCGTCGGCGAAGCGCAGCGCGAGGCGTCCCGGGCGGCGCATCGCCGCCGCCCGCAGCCCCGCCTGGAGCTTCGGCTCTCCCGTCCCCAGGAGCACGATCTGCATGCCGTCCTCGACCAACGCGTCGAGTGTCGGAAGGAGAAGATCGATGCCGCCCGTGGCGTCGAGCCGGCCGAGCGAAACGGCCAGCGGGGCGTCCGGCGCCGCAACGTCGAGTCCGAGCTCCTCCCGGAACGCCGCCTTGTTGCGCGATCGCCGCGTCGTGTCGAAGCGAGTGTAGCGGAATCGCAGCGCCGGATCGACCTCGGGGTCCCAGTTGTCGTCGTCGACTCCGTGCAGGATCCCGTCGAGGCGATCCTCGTGCCGCACGAGCAAACCCTCGAGCCCGCCCGCGGCCCGCTCGTCCACGAGCACCTCCGCGGCGTAGGACGGCGAGGTGAGCGTGATGCGGTCGGCGGCCTCGATGCCGAGCTTGTGGAGGTTCACCTTTCCGTGGAACTCCAGCGGTCCCATCGGGTAATCGAGGTCGGGCGGCAGTCCGGCCTCGGAGAGCCACGGCCTTCCGACTTCCGCCGGGTAGGTCAGGTCGTGGGGGGTGTACACGACCGCCGGACGCGCGCCTCCCGCACGCGGACGCCAGCGCGTCAGCGCCGCGGCGGGCGCTCCCTGGAGGTCGTGCGCGTGCAGGACCTCCGGACGCCATCCGTCGCGGCCGAGTCCGTCGTGGAGCGCGCGAGCGAGGATCGAACCGCGCGTCGCGGACGCCTCGACGTCGGCGCCGTACGGGTCGCCGGTGTCGAACACGGGATGTTCGACCACGATCACCGGAGCGGCGAGCCGGTCGGACTCGAACAACGCGACCGTCGCGGCCCCCCACGCCCCCCGGTGGCGCACCTGGACCTGCACCTGCCAGGTCGCCCGCGTTCCGGGAGGGAGCCGGTCGAGGGCGCTCCTCCAGGCCGGAAGCGCGCAGCGCACGTCGTGACCCGCCCCGCGCAGCGCCGCCGCGAGCGCCGCAACCGATTCGGCGAGCTCGCCCACGCGCGCGAGGGGTTTCAGCTCCGCGGAGACGAGCAGGACGCGCACTAGATCGAGGCCTCGCGAAGGAACGCCGCGGCCTCCTCGGGGGAGGTCGGGTTGATGTAGAAGCCCGATCCCCACTCGAAGCCGGCGACCCGGGTGAGCCGCGGCAGGATCTCCAGGTGCCAGTGGAAGTCGAACGGCAGCGTGTCCCAGTAGTTGCGGCGGCGCACCGTGGTGACGGTGTTCGGGGCGGTGTGGAAGACGAAGTTGTACGGCGGGTCGTCGAGCACCGACTTCAGCCGGGCCATGGTCTCGCGCAGGATCCGCGCGAAGGCGGCGATCGTCTCCTTGGGCTCCTCGGGGAACGAGTGGCAGTGCTTGCGCGGGATCACCATCAGCTCGAACGGGAAGCGCGACGCGTAGGGCGCGACGACCGCGAAGTGCTCGTCGATCGAGACGATCCGCTCCCGGTCGTCGATCTCCTGCTGCAGCGCGTCGCAGTAGATGCACCGCTCCTTCAGGTGGTAGTGCTCGCGGGCGGTGTCGAGCTCGACGTGGATGGCGCGCGGCGTCACGGGGGTGGCGATCAGCTGGAGGTGGGGGTGCGGGAGGGACGCCCCGGCGACCGCGCCGTGATTCTTGAAGAGCAGGACGTATTTGAAGCGGGGGTCGCGCAGCAGGTCGCGCAGGCGCGCCTGGCACATGAGCATCACCGACTCGACGTGCGACGGATCCATGTCCCCGAGGTGATGATGGTGCTGGGGCGACTCGACCACGACCTCGTGCGCCCCGACGCCGTGCATCCGGTCGTACAGCCCGCGCCCGCGGCGGTCGAGCTCCCCCTCGATCGCGAGAGCCGGGTACTTGTTCGGCACCACGCGCACCTGCCAGCCGGGCCCGTTCGCCGCCCCTCCGGCCGCGCGGATCGCCGCGATCTCCTTGGGAGTCTTGTCCTCGTTGCCGGGACAGAAGGGGCAGAACTTCGGTTCGTGGGTCGTCTCGTGCTGGAACGCGAAATCCTCGGGGCGGCGGCTGCGCTCGCTCGCGATGATCACCCAGCGCTTCGAGAACGGGTCGTGTCGGAGTTCGGACATCGGGCGGTCGTCCCCTCTCAGGCGAAAAGCCGCGACGCTTCCTGGTAGAGCGCCGCGGGCACGGTACGGAGTTCCTTCACGGCCTCGGCGAGCGGGACCGCGACGAACTCCCCGCCGCGCCACGCCGCCATCATCCCCCACTGCTTCCGCTCGACCATCTCGGCGGCGAGCAGGCCGTAGCGGGTCGCGAGCACGCGGTCGAACGCCGTCGGCGTCCCTCCGCGCTGGGTGTGACCGAGCGCGACGGAGCGGGTCTCGAATCCCGTCTCCTTCTCGATCCGCTTCGCGAGGTACTCGCCGATTCCGCCGAGCTTGACGTGCCCGAAGGCGTCGAGCTCCTGATCCTTGGTGACGTGACCGTCGGGGAGGGTCGCCCCTTCCGCGACCACGACGATGCCGAAGTTCTTCCCCGCCTCGCGACGGCGCCTCAGGCCGGCGCAGATCGCCGGGAGATCGATCTTCCGTTCCGGAATCAGGATGTGGTCTGCGCCGCCGGCGAGGCCCGCATGGAGCGCGATCCACCCCGCGTGGCGCCCCATGACCTCGCAGACGATCACGCGGTCGTGGCTCTCCGCGGTCGAGTGCAGGCGATCCACGGCCTCCGTCGCGATCATCACCGCGGTGTCGAACCCGAACGTCTGGTCGGTCCCCGACAGGTCGTTGTCGATCGTCTTCGGGACCCCCACGACCGGGAACCCCGCCGCCGCGAGCTTGTTCGCGACGCCCAGCGTGTCCTCGCCCCCGAGGGCGACGAGCGCATCGAGCCCGAGCGCCCGGAAGTTCTCCTTGGCCCGCGCGGCGTCCTCGTCGTTCTTGAACGGGTTGGTGCGCGAGGTCCCGAGGATCGTGCCGCCGAGGTGGAGGATCCCGCTGACGTGGCCGGCATCGAGCTCGACCGTGTCCTTCGTGAGGAGCCCCTTCCAGCCCTTGCGGATGCCGAGCACCCGGCGCCCGTACTGGTGGGAGCGGCGCACGCAGGCGCGGATCACCGCGTTGAGCCCCGGGGCGTCGCCGCCGCCGGTCAGGATGCCGATCGTCTCCATGGGTTCGCATCTCCTGGGGAAACGGGAGGCGGGATTATACTGCCCGACCCCGGAGGCTTTGCGTGCGCCCCAACGCTCCCCGCCTCGAGTCGATCCCCAAGGTCGAGCTCCACCAGCACGTCGACGGCTCGATCCCCGTACGCACGACCTGGGCCCTGATGAAGCGCCACGGCCTCGCCCCGGTGGCGACGGCGAGGGAGATGCGCCGCCTGCTCCAGCTCCAGCCCGCCGAGGAGGGCTCCCTCCTCGCCTACCTCGACAAGTTCCACTACCCGATGTGGATCACCCAGTTCTACGAGAACATCACGCGGGTCACGAAGGACATCGTCGAGGAGGCTTACGGGCACGGCGTGCGCCTGCTCGAGCTGCGCTACGCCCCCGCGATCCACACCTTCGGCGGACTCACCCCTCGGCAGGCGATCCGCTCGGTGCTGTCGGGAATGAACGCAGCCACGAGGAAACACCCCGACCTCGAGGTCGGCCTCGTGGTCATCTCGATGCGCCAGCACGGGCCGCACATCGCGAAGATCATCGCCCGCCAGGCGCTCGCGGAGGCCCAACACCTGCACGAGCGGTGCGGCGTCGTCGGGTTCGACCTCGCGGGAGCCGAGCGCGGCAATCCGCCGCGGCTGTTCCGCAGCGCCTACGACGTCGCGCGGCGCGGGGGGCTCGGGCTCACCGTGCACGCCGGCGAGGACGAGGGGCCGGAGCGCATCTGGGAGGCGGTGGACGAGCTTGGCGTCGATCGGATCGGCCACGGCTGCTCCGCCGTGTCCGACCTCGCGCTGCTCCGGCGGCTTGCGAAGGACAAGGTCCTCGTCGAGTGCTGCCCGACCTCGAACTACCAGACCGGCGCGGTCCGGAAGGGCGAGCGGCACCCCGTCTTCACCTTCCTCGAGCACGGGATCCCGGTGGCGATCTGCACCGACAACACGACGGTCAGCGCGACGGACCAGATCCGCGAGAACGGTTACCTGCTCGAGGCGCTCGACGTGAAGGCGATCGAGGCGCTGCACCGCGAGGCGGCGCGTTATTCGTTCCTGCGGCGCGGCGGGCATTTCCTGAAGCGCAGCCGCGAGGCCGTGGAGACCGCCTGATCCGCGTCAGTTCTCGGACGGCTCCGCCGGTCCGGCCCAGGCCCGGATCGTCTCGACGTCCGCCGCCGTGAGCTCGGCCCCCGGGTGCGTCAGGAGATACGCGCGGATCGGCATCTCCCCCTCGGTCACGACCTCGACGATCTCCTCCAGCGCATGGGCGCGCTTGTCGCCGTCGAGCCGGTTCCACCGCGAGAGGTTCAGGTGACGCCGTCCGTCCCGCACGTCGGAGGCGACGAGCCACGACACCGGCGCGACACGGCTGTACCACGGCCAGCGCGTCTCGTGCGAATGGCAGTCGTAACAGGAGCGTCTCAGGATCGAGGCCACCTCGGCCGGGGCCGCGACGTCCTCTTCCACCGGGGGGTTCTCGCGGGAGACGGGCACCAGTTGCATCGCCACGAAGGCGGCGGCGAGTCCTGCGAACGCGATCTGGAGCTTTCGACCCATCCCCTCAACGCTCCGGAACGACGACCCCGGCGACGATCCGCTGGACGACCGACTCGACCCCCGCGTGACGGAGGCGCCACCCTTCCGGCGAACGGAGCCAGGTCTCGAGGCGCTGGGTCACGACCTCCACCTCGACCGACTTCCCGCCGATCACTTCGCGCGTGGTGATCCGCCGGCCGATCAGCGCGGTGACCGCGTCCTGCTGCACTTCGACCGTGCCGATGCCGTAGGCGATCTTGGCGGGCCGCTTCAATCCCGTCATCCACGCGTTCAGCGCCCTGGCCGCGGCACCCGCGTCGAGCGTCCGGCCGTCGGCGGCGATCTCCGAGTAGTCGGGGAGTCGGACCTTCAGGTACGGCTCGACGTCGCCCCTTTCGGCCGCGGCGGCGAAACCCTCGTAGACCGCGGAGAGGTCGGCCTTGGCCTGGGCGCCGAGCTGCTCGCGCGGGGTGAGCCGGGTCCCGTCCTTCGGGGACAGGTCGAGGATCTTGGGCTTCTCCACGGGCGCGGCGACGGCGGCGGCCGCGGAACCCAGGACGACGGCGGCGAACAGACGGTGCATCCGACCTCCAGAACGTCGATCATCTTGCCAGCGCGGGAACCTTCGGCACCACGCGATCCCCGACCCCGCGTCGAAACCCGGCCGGCCGTTGCGGACGGTGAGGGGGAAACGCGGCTCCGGGATCGCGCCCCAATCTACGGCGAAGCGGCCGCCCGCGAAAGGGACGGGGCGAGCCGCGCCGCGAAGTGCAGCGATCGACCGAACCACCAGGCCGCCCACGCCGGGTAGAGGGGGAGGTCTGCGGTCCACGCCTCGATCTCGAAACCGAGGCGGGGCAACGTTTCCCGCCAGACCCGCTCCGGCCAGTAACTTCCCGGGATGTCCACGCCGTGCCGTGCGTTCCCGACGCGGTCCATGAATCGCAGCGTCGGACCGGCCAGGAACCCCTCGCGGGTATGGTCCTTGATGAGGACGACGCCGCGACTCACCCGCGCCGTCTCGAGCAGGAGCGCTTCCGGTTCCTCCGCATGGTGCACGACGTCCACGAGCAGGACCGCGTCGAAGGCGCCGTCCGGGTACGGAAGCCGGAGGCCGTCGAACGGTCTCACGGGGATCCGCACCTCCGGGCGAACGAGGACCTCCACCCCCTCGATCGCGACGTCGGGTCGGGCTTCGCCGATCCTCTCGGCGAGCAGGCCGTCGCCGCACCCCACGTCCAGGACCCGCGCTCCGGGGGGAATCCAGGGCGTCAGGATGTCCCGCAGCACCGTCGTGCGGCGTTCGTGGACGTAACCTCCGTGAAGGCGACCGAGCAGGCTCATCCGCGGTCGCCCCGGGCGGCCGCCCCGAGGATCGCGGAGAAGACCAAAAGCACCGCGCCGGTGAACCACGCCGCGATCCCGAAGCTCGACGAGGCGTACAGGGCGATCGCGACGCCCCCGGCGACCAGCGCCGCGGCGAGCACCGCGAACGCGCGCATCCCGTAGAGGGTCACGAACGGGAGGTAATGCGCGCCGAGGAGGATCGTGAGCGCGGGAAAGAACCAGTGGAGTCGATGCAGCCCGACCGGCAGGAGGAGCGGCATCGAGAGCGGCAACACGAACGCGACCTGCATCCCGAGCCCGCGCAGCCCGTTCTCGGGACTGATCCGCGTGCGCCCCCCCGTCAGCCGCACCAGCGCCTCGGTCAGCGGGAAGATGAAGAACCCGCCCACGACGATCGTCGCGATCGCCGTCCGGGGGGTGCCCCACGTCGCGAGCGCGGCCGCGAGGAGCCACAGGACCCCGGAGACGAGCTGGGCGTAGAACCCACCCGCGTAGCGGGCGCGCATCTCGCGCTGGGCGTCGGCAAGGTGCATGGCTTCCCCCCGAAAGCCCGAGACTCTACCCGCGATCGCCTCCGCCGCGATAGACGTCCGGCCGATGAATCTCCATGTACCCCTCCGGCCGGCGCAGCGGCGTGAATCCGTAGGCGGCGTAGAGCGCGTGCGCGTCGCGGGTGACCAGGACGAAGCGCCGCAGCCCCTGAAGGTCGGGATGGGCGAGGACGGTCTCGACGAGGAAGCGACCGAGCCCCCGCCCCCGGTGGGCCTCCAGGACGTAGACGTCGGCGAGATAGCCGAAGGTCGCGCGATCGGTGACGACGCGGGCGAAGCCGACCTGCTCCTCACCGTGGAACAGGCTGAACGGGATCGAACCGGCGATCGCCCGCTCGAGCGTCTCCCGCGGCATGCCCTGCCCCCAGTAACTCCGCGCCAGGAACGCGTGCACCGCGTCGCGATCGACCGCCTCGGGGTCGGTCGTGATCCGATAGCCGTCCCGGAGCACTTCGGCGCTCACCCCAGCTCCTCCCGGTCCCCGACGTCCACGCACCCCCGACCTTCCGACCGGGCCGCTCCCGCTCGGACGGGATCAGGTTCGCGGCGGCCCGCCCGCGTCGTGCTCCTCGCGCACCTCGCGGCGTCTCTCCTCGAGGACGATCTTCTTCGACGGATCGAACATCGTCTGCACCTCCAGGAACGCGTCGCCGAGGGTCCCGCTGCTTCCGCGACGCTTGAGGTAGTAGATCCAGCCTCGCGCCTCCGCCCACGACGCCAGGCGGTGCAGCCCGTACGCCACGAGGACGATCGCGCCCCCGATCCACGCGAGCTTCACGTCCCCTCCCGATCGAGGGTCCACCGCCCCTCCGCCACCATCACGCTCGCACCGCCGATGCGGATCGACGGCTCCGACCCCGCGTGCCGCTCGACCGTCGCCTCGAGGATGCTCGGGCGTCCCATCTCGACCCCCTGGGCGATCCGGAATCGCATGAGGCCCTCCCCCGGCTCGAGCGAGGCGAGAAGTCCCGCGAGCGCCGCGTTGGCGCTCCCGGTCGCGGGATCCTCGGGAACGCCGTCGTGGGGCGCGAACATCCGCGTGCGCAGGTCGAAGCCGTCGCCGGTGCGGACGTAGAGGTGCAGGTCGGGCATCACCCCGAGCGCCGCGATCGCGTCGAAGCCTTCGGCGACGATGCGCGCACGCTCGAGGGCGGCGCGGTCGCGAAGCTCCGCGATCACGAACGGCAGGCCGACCGACGCGACGCGCGGCGGGTGGTGCGCGACGACGACCTCCGAGGACTCGAGGGAGAGGGCCCGGGCGACGAGCGCCGCCGGAACCGGCGATCCCAGGGAGAGCGGCTCCGGAGCGGTCAGCTCGCAGAAGAATCCGTTCCCGCGGCGCCGGATCGCGACGGGGACGAGTCCGGCCTGCTCCTCGAAGACGACGCGCGTCGCGTCGCCGAACGCGCCCAGCTCCCCGGTCGCGGCGAGGACGAAGGCGGTGCCGACGTTCGGGTGCCCCGCGAACGGAACCTCCCGCGTCGGCGTGAAGATGCGCACGCGGCGGGTGTGCCCGCGCTCCGCCGGAAGGACGAAGGTGCTCTCCGAGAAGTTGATCTCGCGCGCGAGGCGCTGCATCTGCGCGTCGGTCAGGCCGCGGGCGTCGGGAACGACGGCGAGCGGGTTTCCGCCGAAGCGGGTCTCGGTGAAGACGTCGACGAGCACGAAGCGCGGGTTCACTTCGGGGTCCTCCCGATCCGGAGCACGAGGGCGACGTCGCGGGGCGACGCCGCCTCGGCCGGAATGGCCGGAACGACGACCGTGGCGCAGCGCATCGGGCCCTCCTCCCGGGGGAAACCGGTCCAGCTTGCCTGCGGGACGCGCCGGAGGCAACGGCCGCGTTACGCCCGGGACGCAACCCTCCGGACCACCGCGGCGCGGTTCAGGTCGCGCAGGGCGTCCTTGCCGAGCCACCGCTCGGTCGCGTCCGCCGACGCCGCGAGACGCTCCGAGAGCTCCACGGCCGCCGCGTGACACGCCCTGTTGCGGTGGCCGATGGAGCGCAGCGCCCAGCTCACGCCCTTCCGGACGAAGTTCCGCTCGTCGTTCGCGGCACGCTCGATCAGACGCAGCCCCTCGAGGAAAACGGCGTCGGGGGCGCGCTTGTCGTGCAGGGCGACCGCGGCCAGGAGGGCGAACGCCGCGCGCTTCACGAACTCCTCCCGACTGCGGGACCACGCCTTGACCCTCCCGAAGGCGTGGGGCGTCCGGTCGAAGAGGTGAAACGTCGCGTGGTCGCAGATCGCCCAGTTGTCGAAGTCCCGGGACCATCGGTCCATCTGGGCGGGGGTCACCGCCGCCGGATCGTCGACGAAACAGGCCAGCATCCGCGCCTCGTACCACCCCGTCGCCCAGAGCGCCGCGGCGAGGTCGTGGTCGCGGCCGAGCGCCTTCGCGTGGTCGCGCAGGTCCCCCACCGACACGCCGAACGCGCGGTCGGACGGAATCGCGTAACGGGCCATCCCGTCGCGGTTCTTCTTCGTCCCCCGGCGCTTCAGCCAGGCGATCACGGTTTCGACGTCGGCGCTCGGTTTCATCGGGACTCCTCGAGGCGGAAGACGTCCTCCACGCGCATCCCGAAGACCTTCGCGATCCGCAGCGCGAGGACCAGCGAGGGAACGTACCGCCCCTGCTCGAGGACGAGGATCGTCTGGCGCGTGCACCCGACCCGGTCGGCGAGCTCCTGCTGGGTCATCTCGTCGTGCTCGAAGCGCAGCCGCCGGATCTCGTTGCGGATCTCCGCCTTGGGCACGGCTAGGCCCGCCGGTAGCCGATCACCACCCCGGCCAGCAGGGCGAGGATCGACACGAGCAGGGCCGACCAGAAGATCAGGTAGAGATACGGCGAGGGCACCTGGTGCGTCGCGTGGAAACGCTCGATCA
Encoded proteins:
- a CDS encoding GNAT family N-acetyltransferase; this translates as MSAEVLRDGYRITTDPEAVDRDAVHAFLARSYWGQGMPRETLERAIAGSIPFSLFHGEEQVGFARVVTDRATFGYLADVYVLEAHRGRGLGRFLVETVLAHPDLQGLRRFVLVTRDAHALYAAYGFTPLRRPEGYMEIHRPDVYRGGGDRG
- the galT gene encoding galactose-1-phosphate uridylyltransferase, with amino-acid sequence MSELRHDPFSKRWVIIASERSRRPEDFAFQHETTHEPKFCPFCPGNEDKTPKEIAAIRAAGGAANGPGWQVRVVPNKYPALAIEGELDRRGRGLYDRMHGVGAHEVVVESPQHHHHLGDMDPSHVESVMLMCQARLRDLLRDPRFKYVLLFKNHGAVAGASLPHPHLQLIATPVTPRAIHVELDTAREHYHLKERCIYCDALQQEIDDRERIVSIDEHFAVVAPYASRFPFELMVIPRKHCHSFPEEPKETIAAFARILRETMARLKSVLDDPPYNFVFHTAPNTVTTVRRRNYWDTLPFDFHWHLEILPRLTRVAGFEWGSGFYINPTSPEEAAAFLREASI
- the add gene encoding adenosine deaminase — its product is MRPNAPRLESIPKVELHQHVDGSIPVRTTWALMKRHGLAPVATAREMRRLLQLQPAEEGSLLAYLDKFHYPMWITQFYENITRVTKDIVEEAYGHGVRLLELRYAPAIHTFGGLTPRQAIRSVLSGMNAATRKHPDLEVGLVVISMRQHGPHIAKIIARQALAEAQHLHERCGVVGFDLAGAERGNPPRLFRSAYDVARRGGLGLTVHAGEDEGPERIWEAVDELGVDRIGHGCSAVSDLALLRRLAKDKVLVECCPTSNYQTGAVRKGERHPVFTFLEHGIPVAICTDNTTVSATDQIRENGYLLEALDVKAIEALHREAARYSFLRRGGHFLKRSREAVETA
- a CDS encoding PhzF family phenazine biosynthesis protein yields the protein MNPRFVLVDVFTETRFGGNPLAVVPDARGLTDAQMQRLAREINFSESTFVLPAERGHTRRVRIFTPTREVPFAGHPNVGTAFVLAATGELGAFGDATRVVFEEQAGLVPVAIRRRGNGFFCELTAPEPLSLGSPVPAALVARALSLESSEVVVAHHPPRVASVGLPFVIAELRDRAALERARIVAEGFDAIAALGVMPDLHLYVRTGDGFDLRTRMFAPHDGVPEDPATGSANAALAGLLASLEPGEGLMRFRIAQGVEMGRPSILEATVERHAGSEPSIRIGGASVMVAEGRWTLDREGT
- a CDS encoding ATP-dependent 6-phosphofructokinase; the encoded protein is METIGILTGGGDAPGLNAVIRACVRRSHQYGRRVLGIRKGWKGLLTKDTVELDAGHVSGILHLGGTILGTSRTNPFKNDEDAARAKENFRALGLDALVALGGEDTLGVANKLAAAGFPVVGVPKTIDNDLSGTDQTFGFDTAVMIATEAVDRLHSTAESHDRVIVCEVMGRHAGWIALHAGLAGGADHILIPERKIDLPAICAGLRRRREAGKNFGIVVVAEGATLPDGHVTKDQELDAFGHVKLGGIGEYLAKRIEKETGFETRSVALGHTQRGGTPTAFDRVLATRYGLLAAEMVERKQWGMMAAWRGGEFVAVPLAEAVKELRTVPAALYQEASRLFA
- a CDS encoding DUF4440 domain-containing protein; its protein translation is MHRLFAAVVLGSAAAAVAAPVEKPKILDLSPKDGTRLTPREQLGAQAKADLSAVYEGFAAAAERGDVEPYLKVRLPDYSEIAADGRTLDAGAAARALNAWMTGLKRPAKIAYGIGTVEVQQDAVTALIGRRITTREVIGGKSVEVEVVTQRLETWLRSPEGWRLRHAGVESVVQRIVAGVVVPER
- a CDS encoding class I SAM-dependent methyltransferase; this translates as MSLLGRLHGGYVHERRTTVLRDILTPWIPPGARVLDVGCGDGLLAERIGEARPDVAIEGVEVLVRPEVRIPVRPFDGLRLPYPDGAFDAVLLVDVVHHAEEPEALLLETARVSRGVVLIKDHTREGFLAGPTLRFMDRVGNARHGVDIPGSYWPERVWRETLPRLGFEIEAWTADLPLYPAWAAWWFGRSLHFAARLAPSLSRAAASP
- a CDS encoding glycogen/starch synthase; this encodes MRVLLVSAELKPLARVGELAESVAALAAALRGAGHDVRCALPAWRSALDRLPPGTRATWQVQVQVRHRGAWGAATVALFESDRLAAPVIVVEHPVFDTGDPYGADVEASATRGSILARALHDGLGRDGWRPEVLHAHDLQGAPAAALTRWRPRAGGARPAVVYTPHDLTYPAEVGRPWLSEAGLPPDLDYPMGPLEFHGKVNLHKLGIEAADRITLTSPSYAAEVLVDERAAGGLEGLLVRHEDRLDGILHGVDDDNWDPEVDPALRFRYTRFDTTRRSRNKAAFREELGLDVAAPDAPLAVSLGRLDATGGIDLLLPTLDALVEDGMQIVLLGTGEPKLQAGLRAAAMRRPGRLALRFADDERLMRRALASADLLLIPARHDPSGMRAMLAQRYGAVPVVHATGGLADVVQDVGEHPTAGNGFRFEGYQQVELLRAVRRAERARADGVFWSELVRRGMDRARPWSEVASRYAAVYAKAREDAR
- a CDS encoding DNA alkylation repair protein is translated as MKPSADVETVIAWLKRRGTKKNRDGMARYAIPSDRAFGVSVGDLRDHAKALGRDHDLAAALWATGWYEARMLACFVDDPAAVTPAQMDRWSRDFDNWAICDHATFHLFDRTPHAFGRVKAWSRSREEFVKRAAFALLAAVALHDKRAPDAVFLEGLRLIERAANDERNFVRKGVSWALRSIGHRNRACHAAAVELSERLAASADATERWLGKDALRDLNRAAVVRRVASRA
- a CDS encoding heme-binding domain-containing protein; translation: MGRKLQIAFAGLAAAFVAMQLVPVSRENPPVEEDVAAPAEVASILRRSCYDCHSHETRWPWYSRVAPVSWLVASDVRDGRRHLNLSRWNRLDGDKRAHALEEIVEVVTEGEMPIRAYLLTHPGAELTAADVETIRAWAGPAEPSEN
- a CDS encoding helix-turn-helix transcriptional regulator; the encoded protein is MRNEIRRLRFEHDEMTQQELADRVGCTRQTILVLEQGRYVPSLVLALRIAKVFGMRVEDVFRLEESR